In the genome of Polaribacter atrinae, one region contains:
- the ruvA gene encoding Holliday junction branch migration protein RuvA, producing MITQVRGRLVEKNPTEVVVDCNGVGYLLHISLNTFSSLPDDESVVLYTHLSIREDAHTLFGFITKTEREVFKLLISVSGVGPSIARTMLSSMTSEEIQHAIASENVQLIQSVKGIGAKTAQRVIVDLKDKILKTFNIDEVSTFTSNTNKDEALSALEVLGFNKKQSEKVISTILKENPEATVENLIKLALKNL from the coding sequence GTAGATTGCAATGGAGTTGGTTATTTATTACATATTTCTCTAAATACTTTCTCTAGTTTACCAGATGATGAATCGGTTGTATTATACACCCATTTATCCATAAGAGAAGACGCTCACACACTTTTTGGATTTATCACAAAAACAGAAAGAGAAGTTTTTAAATTATTAATTTCAGTTTCTGGTGTAGGACCAAGTATTGCTAGAACCATGTTGTCATCAATGACATCAGAAGAAATACAACACGCTATTGCATCCGAAAATGTACAACTCATACAATCTGTAAAAGGTATTGGAGCAAAAACAGCACAAAGAGTCATAGTCGATTTAAAGGATAAAATTTTAAAAACCTTTAATATTGATGAAGTTTCTACATTTACAAGCAATACCAATAAAGATGAAGCGTTATCTGCTTTAGAAGTTTTAGGTTTTAATAAAAAACAGTCAGAGAAAGTAATCTCTACTATTTTAAAAGAAAATCCAGAAGCTACAGTAGAAAACTTAATAAAACTAGCCTTAAAAAATTTATAA